tgaggtgtgtgatgttatggtaacatagctagttaccacctcactctctttcttcatttattagcatgtcatgttaccaaaataatttgagatatgtgatgttactagctatgatactcccactatgagcagtcttactcccactatgagcagtctgatATAATATTCAATGGAACTCCCCTACTCTATCCACATCCATAGCTAGATTCAAGACATATTTTCAACTGAACATTTATGGAGGATGGATCAAAACATGGCCTTAAACAAGGCATGCAATCCGGGATAGATACTCTACGAGCTTGTAATAAGGACAATACCACCACTATAAATATTTCCATTAATTAATAGAAAATAACACTGTAGAGAGCCTTTTCCAAATTTATTTCTCTCAACATAAGAAGAAGTGTGGTGATGAATATAAAGAGCGGCGCGATTTTTTTTGAGTGCTAACAAAGCTTCATTCAAATAACATCAGATGTTCGGTTACAATCTAAAGCCGCAGCCTTAGCAACACGATCTATGAAAAAGCTATTCCAGATAGCACCGACACCTAAAACCCGCACATAGGCGCGAATTTTCCCCGTATATATGTTGTCGTTGTCGAGTGAAGAAACTCTGAAACCTTAAAGACAACCCTATATGAAACGGGTGGAAATTGCATGTATCTCTGTTGGATCTGGGCACGTGTATGAAACAAAGCTACTTTCCTCTATTAAGCCTTGTGTTAAAGTTGCATGTATCTTGTTGAAAAATGATACTGTGTGAGACTAACTCTTGATACCTTCAAAAAAATCTTTTGTGAACTATGTATGAAAAGATGTTTGCTCCAGTACAACCCCCTTCCCCCGAACTCAAACACATCAGAGGTTGACATTGCTTCGTACCCCTGCGTAATTAAGTTTATGAAGTGGTATGGAACGATCTCAACCCCTGATGAGTTTGAGTTTGGAGGGGGTTGTACTGGAGCAAGCTGTATATGAAAAATGCATGAATCTCTCATTAACCTTGATACCTTTGAAAAATCTGTGTAAAAATAATTTTTTATATAAAAAGTGTGAATTTGGCTATTTCAAGTTTCAACATGGATCCgaaaaatgaatttgaaaaccagGTTAAATCTAAGGTGGACAAAGAAAACAAAACATGAAAATATACATGAAACGTAAGGGTTGCTGCGAAAAAATGAAAGGACACATGAATGAGTATATGAGAGAGGTGGAGGGGCATTTTGAAAAACTAGCAGCATTAATCTTCAAGCAATACACAATGAAAAATATGTCAGAGACATCAACATATTGGGGGATGCTATTTTGAGACAAAGAGTTTGGTATGTGTGGCCGTTCTAGTTTCTTAAGTGGCAAGAAACAATCTATTAGAAGTGAAGGTTTTGATATGAGTATAAGTTGAACTAACTAAAAAAGGGGTGTATTTTAAAATGCTCATATGTTCTGAAATTCTAGGGTTTTGGGTTAATCTTAGAAAACTTCTTACTATGTAGTAATGATTTTAGAGATTATCATCATCTAGTAATTGTTGGTATTCAAGAAAAAAGGCAAGATTTTTCTCCGTCTTTACTTGGGAGATGTAGCTTTTCTTGGTTGTGGGGTTCCTTGTAAGGGATTGTGCGGGGGGTCCTGCCGGGTGTAAATAATGATAATTACGATGTTATACAAACAAAAATTGGTAAATTCCATGTCAGAATGTTAGTTACATACTTACATGTAAGAATGATGAGCCATATGATATTAATGTACTACCTATATACTTCCTTTATCTCAATTCAAGTCAAGGCATGCTATCTTTATTATTATCAAGAAACAAAGTTGTTTCTAGTGATCGATCCGTTTGCTCTCGGCATTCGCCTTTGCGGTCACTTAAGGTCCTTGAATTTCGTGTTCAATCGAGCTGCTAGAATTAACTTGTTGGTGTTTACTCATAGTATGACCAACCCATAGAATTCCAACCTCCTTTGGTCAGAGGTCGATGCAGCACCATTAAATCAACATACAAAATGCAGTTGTGGGGAAAGATATTGTGCATAAAGGGAAATAATTTTGTACTACACGCATGGGTGTATGTGTTTTCGTCACCATCCGTTTTGCTTCGAGGTTCGGATAAAAGAAGTTGAGATAGGGCTATTTTTTCATCTATCACGGCAAGCAGAAGTCTCGAGAAATAAATCGACGATGACGGAACACCATGCGTGTCTACAAAATCCATTTTAGAAAGAAAAAAGATATTTTCACAAGTCTGGCTCGCCGTTAGACTAAGGGATGAAATGTGAAAGAAGACCGTGGATAGATTATTTTTTCCCCGAAAAGGCTATGTTGCATTCCTCCAAACGGCAAACGCGCAAAGGAATTTATCAGTTCTCTTGCTCTCGCGACGTTAGCCAGTTCCACAACTCCACATTACTCTCATGAACCAAGCTGCATCTCACGAGAAGCCACTAGCGAGCATACACAAGGAGCGAGAGCACGCACACGCGCACCGCGCACCCGAGCAGTCTCGCTGGATCTGATGGTGGTTCACTCGCCACTCGCCGTCGTCGCGCTGCCTCGCTTTGCTGGTGCCGGCGGGCGTGGCGGCGTCCGTGCTCCGCGCCGGGGAAGCCGTACAAGGAGAGGGCCCAGTGGTCGCTTACCGTCGCGCCGGCGAGCCGCGGCGCCGCGGAGGGAGAGGCTCGCCGGGGAAGGGAAGGGTGGTGCAGCCGGCCCTGGCCGACGCCGCCGTCGCAGGAGCAGAGACAAGCTTGGGGAGACCGGGAGAAACCTCGCGCTCTTCAGGGTTTGGGCCTAGCGGGCCGGGCCGAGAAAAGAGCCCGCAAGCCCAGCTAGTGCCCAAAGCCCGGTAAGGCGATGGCGTGTCAGGCTGGCACCTTGAAATACTCGCCTCTTGGCGCTCGAGCTCGAAGGTAACCGCCTCAACCAACAGcgctcgcctcgcctcgcctctcTTCTTCACCCCCTCGCCAAGAGCTCAAAACCATCACCCCCACCTCTCCCTCCACCTCGCAGCGGCCACCTCCTCTCTCGGCGACCGATCGAGCAGGGCCGGCAGCGACCGATGGAGGAGGTCCAGCTCCTCGACCGGCAGCACGTGTGGCTGCGGAGCGCCGAGCACGGCACCTACCTCCACGCCGACGAGGACGGCCATGGCGTCTCCCTCAGCCGCCGTCGGGCGTCCATGAAGTCCGCGTGGGTGGTGCACCGCTACTACGGGGACCACCTGCACGTGCTCTTCTACAGCGCCGCCTACGGCCGCTACCTCTCCGCCACCGATGCCCCGGCGCCGCGCGGCTGCCGCGGCTTCCGCGTCGAGCAGCGGAACTACGACGAGCTTGAGGATTTGGCCATCAGGTGGCAGCCTCTCAGGGCGAGTACCAGGGACGAGATCGTGCTCCGCCACGTCGTCGCCGCCGGCAGCAACGACTACGGCCTCCTCCGCGCCAACGGGAGGGACCGCCCCTCGAAGAAACACGTCGTCAGCGTCGAGCGCTCCAACAACATCAGCACCATGATGGGGTGGATGGTGGAGCCCATCCCCAGCAGGGAGCGCATCCCTCGCCTTCCACGTCCAACCTTGGTGAGTTTGCCATGCCGGCTTCTCTAGATTCTTCTCGAATTGCTTTCGGGATTCGGCTGGATCGATCGATTGAGCGAATTAGGTTCTTGGATGTCGTTAATCTGCATCTGAATTTAACCGCGGGGATTGCATACTGCGTTACTTTTCATTCGCCTGGGAGCAATCCTTGCTTATGTTCTTGGCTTCTTCAGTTCTTTGTTGCCGccccagttttttttttttttttacttcctGCGCCTCCGTATTTGTGTTCGCGATCATAAAATTCTGCGCAGTACCCTGCTAGCTTCTTTGATCTCCTGAATATAACCATGCTTCGCAACTCAACGCAGCTCCACCTCCAACTCCCCGCCCTGCTGCCGTCGCGGGTGGTGACGTTCATGGCAGACAGCGAACAGTTTTACGGCAACGACGTCTCCTTCACTTTCAGAGGAAGGTCCGTGTACCGCCTGAGGAACGAGCTGGCCAGACAGCTGGGGATCCCAATGAACGCCTGCAACAACATCGTCCTGTACGTCCGAGCGGGCACATTCGGGCGGTTTACCCCACTCGTCGTCGACGACCTACACCGCAGCAGACAGCCCCTCGTAATCACGGCCGATTCGCCTGGTGAGACACCCTGATATGTACTGGAAATGGCAGATACTATTTGCTGCGTGGCCATGATCTTTTGGTGTTTGCTTTAATTGATTGCTAATCTACATGAGCTTGGAAATCTCATACTGAAACCATTGCAGTCCGGATCTTGTAATCATTAGAACTTGGGGATTATAGTCTGAAAAACAGTTTACTGGAACTGTCGCTGAATTGCCTCAGTTAGGACTTGGGAAATGTATGAATTGTTGTAGTTTGTAGATATGTGTAAAAAAAGTAGCTGAATGTAAACGATAGGTATTTACATTGTGCCTGTTTGATttattggtctttcaaatgctagaAAGTTGTCCAATGCTGTTGGTTGTTGGGGAAAATCATTTCACAAGTCACTTGTTCATACTCAACCATGATATGGAAATTATTGGTTTTGAAACAACTGTCCTTGGTTCAGACGATTCAGTTTCTCAATTTAATACCCATTTGCTGCTAGTGAAAACTTTGGAGCTTGAAAACCCAAATCAGTCCATTCATCTCAGTTCAGCTTCACAAAGAAGATACTGATTTATATATGATTTAGCGAACTGTAACTAttttgaatgaatatgagcaaaaTTCAATGCAGCACTACAAGAAAGCTAGTTTCCGCACATTAATATATTTCCAGATTTTATACAGCAGCTGTCTTCTTGATCTTCTTGATGACTTGTTTTAGCTATATTTGGATTATTTATCTGTTGAAACGGTTGCAGTTCATGTGGCATGATGCCTAACTGCTTCAATGATTTCTGCTAATATTGCTTCACTATTTCTGCTAATTCAGCAAACGGCGGGCCGCGATACCCGGATTTCGATGCAGAGTAGAGAAAGACCAGAGCAGGTCTTCTGACTATTGCCTTACAGTTCACCTCTTCAGAAGTGTCGCTGCCTCGGACACTGCGACGTGGGAATCCTTAATTTCTTGGATAGAGATACAGGTTGAGAAAAAACTCTGCGGCTCTTGTGTTGCTAGCGAAACTGATCTGTTCTAGTGACATTGCTTTGACCTCGCGGTTCTAAAGGTTCAGAACCTGTTGGAACAATAATGCAGTGACTTTGGTTTGTTATGGCCACGTTCTTATTCTGGCTAATATTTCATTCCTGTTAGCTGCATTTATCTTGGATGAAACATCTGATGTAGTGGTTCTTGCAGTGAGTTGAGTACTTGAGTTTACCTGTGCCGTAGCTAGTTTCAGTCCAACCAAAGGCATCACCCTTTCTTTCTAATCTTGTTTGTTGGTTATGTGTAACAGCAGCAACCCAGACTTACCATTTTGTGTTGGCCCAGTTTAATTCTCTGATGAGTACTAGAGTGCCAAATTCTGAAGTGGAAAAGATTACCTGAACTCTGGATAGTAATTCTGCCATGAAGGTTGTTCTCAATTTATGCATCCTTCTCCATTCTAGTTTCAGTACAATGAACACTGcattttttttataaaaattCTGGACACTGCTAGTTAGATAGTTGCGAATCTTTGTTCTGAAAATCATAGCCCTGAGGTGGGAGATGTATCCCAATTTGTGTATATCATCCTTGCAACTACTACGAAGTTAGCGAAGGTACGATACACAGATGCAGTTTTCACATAAATTGTATGATGATTGCACATTGAGGAAAAGAAACGAAGCAAAGTCGTTACTCCCTGGTCAACCCTTTTCCTCTTTCTTTGTATTTTATGATCGTGCTACTGGTAATGTTTGTGCTTCCTTTGAACATCAGAAAAATAGCTAAATAATACATTGGTTATATCCTGTATAGTGTGGTTGCATGTGAGTCTCTGTTTGGGCGGTTAAAAGAACAGTAGAATGCAAACATCATCACCATCTAAGGTTTGATTACATATACGTATTAAATACGGAGTACTATCTTATGCTGAAGCTGAGCAACACTTACAAGACAAGGGGAAGGGCTCCATGAATTTAAAGATCCAGAAGCAATCACACCAATGgtgaatgaattttttttgggtttttttttGGAAAGCGTACAGTGAGATCAAACGGACATTTGGTTGTGATACGTTCTCAGTTTTGGCTGTTGTACTGGTGCTCGGTGGTTACCACTGTTAAGAGTGCCTCGCTGAGTTGTAGTGGCATCACACATGTGTTTCTGTTATCAGCTTTGGTTGTTGTACCGGTGAACTCGGTGGTTACACTGCTAAGGAGATGAGAACAATGTAATAGTATATCTGTCTTAAAATATAAGCCTTTTTAGATGAAAAAGTGCATCCGGCTCCTGGGCACTAGTGCTcctattaaaaaaaaatcaaaaatcatacatatttgtttcaaaaaaatctaaaaATAAATCTGGACATAGTAAATGACGTAAcgtacaagcgtgtaaaattttgatatgaaatttTGATATTGTAGGCTACATGAAAAAGATAAAATCtattgaaatttggagatttgaaatatgcatatccagatccacacgtttgtcatttttgtgtagcctagaatattttgtatttgaaatttaaattttgcacgtttatgggatAATCCATTGGCTACACCATGctttaaaaaaaattgaaacgcATAAATGTGATTTTTTAAAatggcaggagcactggtgcccgggTCTGTCCCTTTTTAGAAGTTTATATTTCTGAATGGAGGTATTTCAGAATGGAGGTAATACTACACTATCTTGTATCGTCAGCCACATTTCTCATGTTTTTTTGATTGTTATTTTTTACCCTTCTATCTATTTTTATTTATTCAgttttcttgttttatttttttcCTTTTGCCTTTTCTTAATTTATTTTTTGTTATTAAAATCACGTGAAAGTTTTTTCTATTTATTAAGTGAATACGATTGTTAAAACTAGTGAAAGGATGCTTTCAGTTACCCGAACAATTTTCAAACATATGTATATATTTGTTGGCATTCAAGAAACAAGATTTTTTTATGTATTTATTTCTCTTATACTTCCTTGGTCCCAACATAACTGCTTATAAAAAGTTGAACCTTTATATCCACTACTAGGAAAATACTTATAGGTCCAGTGCTACCACCGGCGCGTCAAACAAGTGGTATGCCGGCGCTATATTACCGTCAGCGCACCACATTTATGCACGCCCATGATGCCCAAATACCACCGGCGGACCATTTTGGTCCTCCGGGGGTAAAAGGTCGCCTAGGTCCCCGCGAAGGCATAGCCATGCCCCCCGCCGGCGGTAAGTGGCGAAAAATTTCCAATAAAAGAAAGTGGCACAAACATTAAAATATAAATCCTCTAAGATGTTCATGTATTATGTGTTCTAGTTGTTAGGAAAATTATCAAACATGAATTTTGGAAAATATTGCAAAATGGCACGTGTTTCGGTAAAATGGCTTTGGATTTTGCATATGACCTTTGAtgaaaaaaaaatatgaaaatatatgTATAGAAAAAACTTACATCCGAGTTCAACGGCCTATAGCCGTTCACAGATTTTTAGATTCTTCAAAATCAAACAGGTAGATAGAGTATTTCAAATTTCGATGCAAAAAAATTCCCGAGAATTTTCCTTAATTAATCTGAAAACAACCTttctcacactctcctctttttcttcCCCTTCTCCCTCGTCATCTTCCTCTTATCCACCTTCTTTCCCTCCATCTCTTCCCCTTTCCCTTCCTCTTCCTCATTTCctcttctctcttctctcttTCCCCTCTATCCGCTTTCTTCTCTCCCCGCCTCCCTCCCCAATGAGATCTTATCTTCGTCCTGACGGCCGCCACTCAAGCTTGGGGGACAAACTCCTCGTGTAGGTTGTCGTCGCAAGTTGTGGACATGGCAGAGGGGACGGCGACGGGCAAGGCGGCACGCGTCGACGATAGGGGCTAGCGGCGGGCAAGGCGACAACGACGGGTGCACATGGGAGGCAACAACGATGGGAACGATGGGCGGTGACAACGGCGGGCACGCAGGGGCGGCGACAGCGACAAGCTCGAATGGACTTGATCTCTTTTTAGTTCGAACGCATGGTTCTGGATGTAAAAGTGCCCCCACGAGGACTTTTATTTTATTCCCAGTCAACCTATTACCAGCCACCTGGCTGGTGCACCGGTGGTAGTT
This Lolium perenne isolate Kyuss_39 chromosome 1, Kyuss_2.0, whole genome shotgun sequence DNA region includes the following protein-coding sequences:
- the LOC127320728 gene encoding uncharacterized protein is translated as MACQAGTLKYSPLGARARSGHLLSRRPIEQGRQRPMEEVQLLDRQHVWLRSAEHGTYLHADEDGHGVSLSRRRASMKSAWVVHRYYGDHLHVLFYSAAYGRYLSATDAPAPRGCRGFRVEQRNYDELEDLAIRWQPLRASTRDEIVLRHVVAAGSNDYGLLRANGRDRPSKKHVVSVERSNNISTMMGWMVEPIPSRERIPRLPRPTLLHLQLPALLPSRVVTFMADSEQFYGNDVSFTFRGRSVYRLRNELARQLGIPMNACNNIVLYVRAGTFGRFTPLVVDDLHRSRQPLVITADSPANGGPRYPDFDAE